The segment TAATTGTAAGACATCTTTATGTAACATCATTGGATGTACGCTATGGAATATGGAATTGTAGTTTGATTACATTAGAACAGTTTTGTGTTGTTGTAGGCCTTCTTTTAAAGATCAAACTATCACACTGGTATGACATCACTTCTTTTTTATCTACAGAAAACACCATGGCCCAGACGTCTAGGTGACGTCTTTGGTGACGCGTCAAACTGATCACGGGATTCTCGAATCCTCAAGCTGTCTTGTATTTGTACAACATGAGACCCGCTGTTCACGCCAACATTTTAAGGTGAGGCCATTCAAACAAAGCTGTCTTGTATTTGTACAACATGAGACCCGCTGTTCACGCCAACATTTTAAGGTGAGGCCATTCAAACAAAGCTGTCTTGTATTTGTACAACATGAGACCCGCTGTTCACGCCAACATTTTAAGGTGAGGCCATTCAAACAAAGCTGTCTTGTATTTGTACAACATGAGACCCGCTGTTCACGCTAACATTTTAAGGGCGAGATGAAGACCAGTTGAACAAGGCAACAAGTTATAAAAAAGCTCTGCAGTGATAAAAAGTAGGCtatttacaaaaaacaaaataaaactatcaTATAACTTTCAAAAAACTTAAGTTATCACCACTTCCTCTGTCTCTGTACaccatatacacacaaaaacgAGCTGTTTATAGTTTCCGCCAAAGATGAAAATCTCTTATAACGCTTGTTGTAATGTTTAAGGATAACTGCGTTATTgatctggaaaaaaaatagtcaacTCTTATCTtcattctctccctttctttcagAAACCGGAGCAACAGGCGGCGAATGAGGATGAGAAAGCATGTCTTCTCGGCGAAACGCCTGCTTCTGATGGTCTTTCTCGGCATTGTTCTATTCATCCCTGGACTAGCACTGACCATTGTGGGTCTGGACAACAGAGACAGCGATTACAGCAATATGGGAGAGGCTCCAAGAATGTAAGAGCTTTACGTCTGCAGAGAGTAATAtgcaaatgaatttaatttctaTGAGTGATGTAATAGGTTCCAgttctaaaataataatgaaaaactaACGCTACGTTCTCGTTGCTACTATTAGTTAAATTAAGCCCTGGTTTTCAAGTCCGAAGATGAAGGAGCAGTGTGGTACTTTACGTGCACACCCAGCCCTAGCTGTGATCCTGTCAGACAGAAACAGCTTCTCAGTCCTAGCTGTGATCCTGTCAGACAGAAACAGCTTCTCAGTCCTAGCTGTGATCATGTCAGACAGAAACAGCTTCTCAGTCCTAGCTGTGATCCTGTCAGACAGAAACAGCTTCTCAGTCCTAGCTGTGATCCTGTCAGACAGAAACAGCTAAACATTTCGCGTAAAAAAGTGAAGTTATATTTCCTCCGTTATATTTTTGTATCAGTTTCGGCAAACTATTATTTAGATCCAAAGCTACAGTCTTAGGAATGGCTTATGttcctataaattattttattgattttcaagataaaacaaacaatgtcaaggacgctaaacaatgtcaaggactctaAATTGAATTTAGATGTTGCCAACtaagattacaaaaaaaaaggagctaCAAATCGTTGAGTTTGCATAATTTTATTCTGCAATGCTAAAaaagggcaaaaaaaaaaagtcttatttacttattaattttttgtattcTGTACACGCATACACCAAATGG is part of the Biomphalaria glabrata chromosome 2, xgBioGlab47.1, whole genome shotgun sequence genome and harbors:
- the LOC129924597 gene encoding uncharacterized protein LOC129924597 isoform X3 codes for the protein MRPAVHANILRNRSNRRRMRMRKHVFSAKRLLLMVFLGIVLFIPGLALTIVGLDNRDSDYSNMGEAPRIMYQAIGPVMCCVGAAVMFASCIYFYCYGTGPQPTPAANSQTQGLSESEQDDKGSIRSKQREPET